The following proteins are co-located in the Sulfurospirillum deleyianum DSM 6946 genome:
- a CDS encoding molybdopterin-containing oxidoreductase family protein produces the protein MKVEISRRRFLQGSVALSVVGGTTLSTTSILASSEQKTDAVLVKKVPTICEMCVNKCAAVAHVKNGIVTKLEPNPYFPKSRNMLCARGVAGIHALYDPDRLKYPLIRAGERGDGKYRRATWDEAYTYIQEKMVKILDEEKDNRSCIGYCAGEGLAEHTFKTFMADKFGSSNFLNHSTICLQTAVSGYTLTIGGYGLADMENAKYVIMAGANRAEAILTPDTMDMFKRTRGRGMKLVVVDPRYTNTAMHADTYLPIRPGTDLAFVLALTYVAISTKIYNRTYVAKNFVDFDKYEKHILESGYTPEWAEKITGIPAAEIRKVAHDFMAHAPQSVYYQGRRTTWSSNDFQLRRAMALFTALGGGIDVKGGIVFGKKLPLGEHAVNAPMYANSQPRIDKSVAAVVGATGSWVGWRNMVAEGKTPYPIRGMFVYKQNPMLSVPNSAKTRQMFEKMDLVVVIDTMPSDTAMLADVILPECTYLEREDPVQSFAGVEPAIILREKAIEPMYETKPVNDIMRELAQKLTKPLWEITKKYDEDVQEAIEEEDEQSVFEDGGFDLAEPFMHSQEETNHHMFVSKYGEEAWKILREKGVFYPNMLSYFKKIDNNTYEYYPKDKRFYSVLKLEEEYDPEAFLHDLCVNPSDIAELRRSFNTPNKKVECYLASMVARKVDPMPAWREEEYVKVPEGKFKFITGRHAQFTQSSTVNNIMLLELMHENYLWINDKEAKTLGIEFGDMIEVTSGVGQVRIKAYPTPKIVPNTVFYIHGFGAKSEGMTFAHRNGASDNEIIEDTIEPVHGCANMHDTLVTLRRV, from the coding sequence ATGAAAGTAGAGATCTCACGAAGGAGATTTCTTCAAGGAAGTGTGGCATTAAGTGTTGTGGGTGGCACAACGCTGAGTACGACTTCCATTTTAGCAAGTTCAGAGCAAAAAACTGACGCTGTGCTAGTGAAGAAAGTTCCAACGATTTGTGAAATGTGTGTTAACAAATGTGCGGCAGTTGCGCATGTAAAAAATGGCATTGTGACAAAACTTGAACCGAACCCTTATTTTCCAAAATCACGCAATATGTTGTGTGCAAGAGGCGTTGCGGGTATTCATGCGTTGTATGATCCAGATCGTCTAAAATACCCTCTAATTCGAGCAGGGGAAAGAGGTGATGGAAAGTATCGCCGTGCAACATGGGATGAAGCGTATACGTATATTCAAGAGAAGATGGTCAAAATTCTTGATGAAGAGAAAGACAATCGCTCCTGTATTGGTTATTGTGCGGGTGAAGGTTTAGCTGAGCATACATTTAAAACGTTTATGGCTGATAAATTTGGATCTTCAAATTTTCTCAATCACTCAACGATTTGTTTACAAACGGCTGTCTCAGGCTATACTTTAACCATTGGTGGATATGGTTTAGCAGACATGGAAAATGCCAAATATGTGATTATGGCAGGAGCCAATCGTGCAGAAGCGATTTTAACACCTGATACGATGGATATGTTTAAGCGTACCCGTGGTCGAGGAATGAAGCTCGTTGTTGTTGATCCTCGCTATACCAACACCGCAATGCATGCAGATACCTATTTGCCAATTCGTCCTGGAACAGACTTAGCATTTGTTTTAGCGTTAACTTATGTTGCCATTAGCACTAAAATTTACAATAGAACCTATGTTGCTAAAAACTTTGTTGATTTTGACAAATATGAAAAACATATTTTAGAGAGCGGTTACACCCCTGAATGGGCAGAAAAAATTACAGGTATTCCTGCTGCAGAGATTCGTAAAGTGGCGCATGATTTTATGGCGCACGCTCCACAATCGGTCTATTATCAAGGTAGACGTACCACATGGTCTAGCAATGATTTTCAATTAAGACGTGCTATGGCACTTTTCACTGCACTTGGTGGTGGAATTGATGTTAAAGGTGGTATTGTTTTTGGTAAGAAATTGCCTTTGGGTGAACATGCGGTCAATGCGCCAATGTATGCCAATTCACAACCTCGTATCGACAAAAGTGTCGCAGCTGTTGTGGGTGCTACTGGTTCATGGGTAGGTTGGAGAAATATGGTAGCAGAAGGTAAAACACCGTACCCAATTCGTGGTATGTTTGTGTACAAACAAAATCCAATGCTCTCTGTTCCTAACTCTGCAAAAACACGTCAAATGTTTGAAAAGATGGATTTGGTTGTAGTGATTGATACGATGCCAAGTGATACGGCGATGTTAGCAGATGTTATTTTACCTGAGTGTACGTATCTTGAGAGAGAAGATCCTGTTCAATCGTTTGCGGGAGTTGAACCTGCCATTATTTTACGTGAAAAAGCGATTGAGCCTATGTATGAGACAAAGCCTGTGAATGACATTATGCGTGAGTTAGCTCAAAAGTTGACAAAACCATTATGGGAAATTACCAAAAAATACGATGAAGATGTCCAAGAGGCTATTGAAGAAGAGGATGAGCAGAGTGTTTTTGAGGATGGCGGTTTTGATTTAGCAGAGCCTTTTATGCACTCTCAAGAAGAGACGAATCATCATATGTTTGTAAGCAAATACGGTGAAGAAGCGTGGAAAATTTTACGTGAAAAAGGTGTTTTCTATCCTAATATGCTCTCATATTTTAAAAAGATAGATAACAATACGTATGAGTATTATCCAAAAGATAAGCGATTTTATTCTGTGCTTAAGTTAGAAGAAGAGTATGACCCAGAAGCATTTTTGCACGATTTATGTGTGAATCCATCAGACATTGCTGAATTGAGACGTTCGTTTAATACTCCCAATAAAAAAGTAGAGTGTTATCTTGCCAGTATGGTTGCAAGAAAAGTCGATCCGATGCCAGCATGGAGAGAAGAAGAGTATGTCAAAGTTCCTGAGGGTAAATTTAAATTTATTACAGGACGTCATGCACAATTTACACAAAGTTCAACGGTCAATAATATTATGCTTTTAGAGTTAATGCATGAAAACTATTTGTGGATTAACGATAAAGAGGCAAAAACGTTGGGAATTGAGTTTGGTGATATGATAGAGGTAACCAGTGGTGTCGGTCAAGTGCGTATTAAAGCCTATCCAACACCCAAAATTGTACCTAATACCGTATTTTATATCCACGGATTTGGTGCAAAATCAGAAGGTATGACCTTTGCACATCGCAATGGTGCGAGTGACAATGAAATTATTGAAGATACGATTGAGCCGGTACACGGTTGTGCAAATATGCATGACACGCTTGTAACGCTTAGGAGGGTGTGA